The Carassius gibelio isolate Cgi1373 ecotype wild population from Czech Republic chromosome B5, carGib1.2-hapl.c, whole genome shotgun sequence genome segment gactgtgtgtgtgtgcgtatatcaACAGCAAGTTGACTGATTTTTCTGTCTAACTCCCATTTGCTGGTTTTGATAGGCTCCCTGCCAGATTGCTTTGATCAAGCAGCTTTCCCTTCAGCACTAGCATCTCTCTTTCcttgtctctttcttttctttcatgtCCTGACAGACATCagcagcacaagcacttcgatTACAATGACAGACCCTCTATACAATCGCTCCATCTACTGTGCtctctttagtttttttaaagtaatagtgCTCacatatcaaaatgtttttttattttttatttttttataggacTTCCTGACAGATCTGATGATGTCGGAGGTGGATCGATGCGGGGAGAATGAGCACCTGATCTTCAGAGAGAACACGCTGGGCACTAAAGCTATCGAGGAGTACCTCAAACTGGTCGGACAGAAGTATCTCCAAGATGCACTGGGTAAGATCTTTTCTTCTGAAAATGTCTGTACTATTTGTTAAGTCTGAGTTGCCACCAAaataattatatgaaataaatatgtaCTGGTGTTCAGTCTGCAGACTTAAAATAGGAGACACTTTATCAGCGCAAACTTTCTGTCCTGCACAAACATTAGAAATATttccacattttattttgtgcttaGTTTCCTGTATTCATTTTCGATGAGATTAAACagctgtgaaaacacacacaaacaaaacaagcatTACACACACATCCGGCCACCATATTCACTTTTGGCTTACTCTGTGTCCTATAAGGTCTTGTGTTTATTAATACAGCTgtattttaggaataaaatgtgtAAATCGCTGGACTTGCAATTTATCTGCAGAACCGAAAAACATAAAACGTATATAAATATTGACTTTGGGGGAGTGTAGATGTGAATGTGAGCGAGTACACCAAAGAGAGTGAATCACTCTTTAGATTTGCTTTAAGAAGCCATTTGTTGGTGCTGAATAATGTATAGTTGTTTTTCTTAGATAAATGTGACTTGTGAAGtgctgctaaattattaaatggttCACTCATAAAGACTGACTAAGTCCCTCAGACTTCATAGCAAAAGAGCAACAGTAAAGAGAGTGGATTTCACCACATAAACACCATTAACATGTACGAGAGACTAACCTTTTGAACATTTCATCTACTTTTGTTAGTTCTACATCTACTCAAAAGCAACAGATAGAGTACTTGGAAAAATCTTTTCACAGTGTATTATTGTTCAGTTGTTTgactttaaaaacacatttcaattcATTTTCAGATTGGATCACGGGTTACCATTAAAAATGACGGCTTAAccaaacagaaaatttaaaaaataaggaTCTTTTGATTTTATGGTCATTAGGTTTTGATTGATGAAAAATGCTGTGAACGCAAGTTAAGTCCTTTGTTTTCTTGTTGAGTATTGAGGTAATCATGCTAATCATTAATATACACTTGAGTTTGTGTGTGGACTTTTGACTACTACAGCCTAACATACTGGTTATttgagtgatttttttattttttatttgtggccTTGAATGAGTTTTTAAACTTCTCTTGTTTTACATTGTATTAGGGGTAACAGCACACAAAGATGACGGTTCGACACGTACCTTGGTTTTGACGTCACGGTTCCGCTATAGTTTAGGTACAGCAGGGGAAAAAAACGGTTTGACAGTATACAGTATAActggttaaataaatgcagtcttggtgagcataagaaacttctttcaaaaacaataaaaaaatgtggcCACTGACTGTGTCTTTAGTCTCTAACAGGAAGATGAAGAACGAGGAGTCCACTTCCATTCTAGATCAGTTGGACGACCACCTGGTTTACGCTACACTAGTTTGTTTTTTCCCTGATGCTTTAATGCGCAACAGAACTGAGGGGGAATAAATCGACCAGTGCCTGTTCTGAGTCTCTGTGGAGAGGGATCTGGCTGTGCTGTTTGTTTGGGATCAACAAAAAGTTTGTTGAATATTCCCAGGACAACTTCTCTCATTAGTTCCGAGTCAGATAACTAAAGAACTTTCAGTGGTTGCCTCATAGTGGAAGGGGATCAGAATGGGGATGAGCTCTGGGGTGCCGATTTTCATTCTTGCTAATATGTGTGAGAtagtttgtttgaatgaaaaatggCAGGGGGTTGTACGGCAGGTTGCCTTGCTGACATTTAGGAATGCAAGCATTTCTGTGCGAGATACAGAATAATGTCAAGATTAATTGATGGATGGCCCCATTCTTTATTGATTTCTtgaaaaaaatgctgtttatgtTGAAACAACTAGACTTAACACGGGATGATTTAAAAAACACCAGtgtctttaatatattttttctttcgtCCACTACAGGTGAGTTTATAAAGGCTCTGTATGAGTCTGATGAGAACTGTGAGGTGGATCCATCCAAATGTTCATCTAGCGATCTAGCTGAACATCAGAGCAACCTCAGGATGTGCTGTGAGCTGGCTTTCTGCAAGATCATTGAGTCTTACCGGTAACTACACTGTGCCCTTCACAGCTGTCTGTTGATGTGAACCAGTGATGCATTTTATTGCTCAGATGTTTCAGAGCTGCTTATTTCAGTTATCAACTTTGTCTCCGGTGTTtctcttaaaataaaacaaagccatAATACaacgaaattagcacaacacaaacaGAAATAAGCCACAATACTGcagaaacaagctgcaacacaacaaaattagcataacacaatggaaaaaaagtcgcaacacaacggaaacaaacCACAACACAGCAAAATTAACCCAACACAACAAAATTGTGCGCAACACAAAggaaacaagacacaacacaacgaaatgaacacaacacaaacagaaacaaaccaCAACACATTTGAAATTAGCAAAACAATGGGTTGCACTTTAAATTACATTATGTTTActtgtacttatagtgtactttcAGTGTAATTatttaagaaagttctggtaataaaaGGTAAcaacatggggtagggttaggtttaggggtaggtttagggttagtatcTAGCTATTACAGTTAgatttactataataagtacatagtacatATAACAAGTCATAAAACAGCAAAACTAGAACAACACAACGCAAATAAGCCTCAAGACAAacaaattagcacaacacaatggaaacaagccacaacacaaaggAAACAAGTCATAACGCAACGAAATTAGCAAAACACAAACAGATGAAACAAGCCACAATACAAcagaaacaagctgcaacacaacaaaattagcacagcacaatggaaacaagtcaaaacacaacagaaacaagtctcaatacaacaaaaacaagccacaacacagtGAAATTAGCCCAACTCAACAAAATTAGCCCAACACAAGGGAAACAAAACACAGCACAACATAACTGGCACAACACAACATAAAAAGGCTGCAACACAACAGATACAAGTCACAACAGCGAAATAAGCACAAAACAATGGAaataagccacaacacaatggaaacatttcataaaacagcaaaattagaacaacacaatggaaacaaaccaaaacacagccaaattttcaattttagaagttaaataaaagtttaatcaATGAAATCTTATACTAAAGGTTATTTGAAAGTTTTTGCCCTCCTCAGAAGTTGTTTCCAAAAGGATAATAAATAgtttgtgaattttgtgaaaCTACTTACTAGTAGGAAATACTGTTCACACTTttatcagttatttttttaatttaaattcaatgtTCAACTCTCCACTCCTCAACAGTGTGTTTCCACGGGAACTTAAGGAGGTGTTTGCGTCATGGCGACAGGAATGTGGTAATCGGGGGCGACCAGATATCAGCGAGCGTCTTATCAGCGCCTCGTTGTTTTTGCGTTTTCTGTGTCCGGCCATCATGTCGCCTTCTCTCTTCAACTTGACGCAGGAGTACCCAGACGACCGCACTGCACGCACGCTCACTCTTATCGCCAAGGTTACACAGAACCTCGCAAACTTCACCAAGTAAGGATTTCATTTActcttgtgtgagtgtgtgtgtttgagcagagAAAGAGTGATTTCATGTTTCACAGTGGAGCTGACGAATGTGTTTCGAAATGCCTCAGTTTAATAACTTGTCATGTTGTTATGAGCACAAATACTGTTCATAGGAATGAAATGAAACTTATAGATCTAATTATGATTATAGAGTCATTAGCGTGGTTAATTGAGTTATTAAACACATCAACAAGTCATTCTTATTCTTGCTTTTTTGTCAGGTTTGGTAATAAGGAGGAGTACATGTCCTTCATGAATCAGTTCTTGGAGCAGGAGTGGACCAACATGCAGCGCTTCCTACtggagatctctaacccagagaCCATCTCAAATACTGCAGGCTTCGAGGGCTATATTGACCTGGGCCGTGAGCTCTCCACCTTGCACTCCCTTCTAGCTGAGGTGGTGTCCCAAATGGACCAGGTTAGTCTCTTGACTCTGCAGTTAGTTCCATTTGTATTTGTAGTGTACAGACATGCAGAAATCAACAATTGTTTTCTAATCAatattttggaagaaaaaaaaaactgaatatgttCTACAAgttctactatatatatatatatatatatatgtatatatatatatatacatatactatatatgtaataaaaacatgtatacttttaataattattagatttattttattttttaagaaaaacagagtaaaggggtcctattatgctattttacaaagtcttgattttgttttggggtgtaCCAGAACAactctcatactaggttgttcgaaaaacacattatttttcatgtattttacattattacaacacctctctcctcagtctggcatgaacggctcaaatagttcctgtatcaaatgaaggcccgccttctgaaatccGAAATGTGCTGTGATTTGTTAGCTGGGCCAGAGTGTGTTGTGACTGGCAACACTCGGCGCCTGGTGGGGAGATTTCATGCCCCTTACCATAGACGCCTGCGAGCTTCAGTGTTAATATTGCATGTATCAAATAATTTGAGCGCGAATTTAAACCTGGATGATTGTAACCGCTCTTAAGTTCGTCTGCCTTGGGAAAACTATGTGTCTCCAACATAATGATATCACTTGTTGCCATCTCAACCAGATCTCGTCCCATTGGTcggtatttgtgatatcacaaatcctggaaaatatgCGTTGTAGCCCAAATGAGTCAttcgttgtagtttttgaaaagggatttttgttaaataaaatatctccttttgaagtggactttgagcttggtaactttgcagatcttttttatgctcaaacagcatcattacagactaactaaagttgaaaaagtgaaaatcaTAATAGAACCCCTTTAAAATActgattgaaaatatatatatatttttttgccgtGATAATTTATTCACTGACGGTCAGACATTCAGATTTCTTCAGTGTAGTGTTTGCCTTAGGTGAACTCAGGATAGCATTGTGACAATGCAGTTCATCACTTTGATGCCACAGAAGGTTCTAAAGTTGTGCTCCAGTTCTCTGTTCTTTGAGTAGGTGGACTGATGTATTTGCCCAGATTTTCCACACTAAGAGAAAACTTCCAGTCATGCAAAATTTGTTTAAGCAGAGATGCATTTTTCCGCAGCCTGCCGGTACACCACAGACACTGCACTGCCTGCAACTATACAAACATTGATTGCTAATTAAATTTGTAAATCTGGAATATTCTTATAGCAGCACTTTGTTGAATTATTCAGATCACATTAGGTGGACATGCTCTGAAAGCTCATGTCCTCTCAGTGTTTGAGTTCTACATGAAAAGTCCTTTAGTCCCTGAGGCTGCCACATACTGATAGTGGTCAAGCACAGTTATAAGAACTTTAAATTGATGTCACTAATAATTTGTAGACATACATCCATGAACACGTTGTGATTATGAAACGTAATAATTTTCAAGCCAGAGATTCAGCCAACCAGAATATCACAGAATCAGCCAAttataaaaaatctaaacaagtCAAATTTGAATTTATCTAGGTCTTGCCTGTTCCATTATTAAATTCTTTTAGAAAAGATCAGAGAGTAAAAAGCTTATGTGCAGAAACTGTGTCTTCTGTTTATTAAGTTTTATCATAGAAATACTATACTTGAAtatattagattatataaattattatcttGATGCTCAAAAgttgaaaataattgtaaatgctTTTGAAGGAATTATCTTATGCCTCccaaagcttcatttatttgatcaaaaatacaataaaaaagtgaTCTTGtgagtttgtttttattcatttatttaattttatttaaagtaactgttttttattttaaatattttaaaatgtaatttattcctgtgatggcacagCTGAATTTCTCtaattttcaatgtaaaaaaaagcaTTCTTTGGTTTAGTCTTTGCTTTCatatttgaccaatttaatgcatgtattaattaaatattactgaTCCCAGTTTTGAAGTTTTAATCAACCGTGCATATGTGAACAAAAATATATGTCAATAATTAAGTTTCATTTTTAACAACTATTTCTTAAAATTCACTCTTGAAAATACTTTAAACAGGATGTTTGCAGTTCAGGCTTTTATAAATCAGTCGGCAGATACAGCTGTGAGTTATGGCTAAATAAATGTGGATTAATCTGCCTGGTGAGTCTATCGGTATATCACTAATATACTGTAGCATTTTAGGAGGtatttaggtttatttatttatttatttttcttacagtGCATTAAAGCTGTTCTATACATATTATCAGTATCCATGTTCATTGGGAGTCAAACCTGTGACCCATTGCTAGAGCCATGCTCTACCAGTTCACCTACAAGATGTAATTTCCACACGGTCATCGATGTTCTGTTGTCCTTATACCTCCGTTCTCAGGGTGGCTAGTCGGCAGTCCTGCATAAATATAAGAGATCTTTGGGGTATGTGTTAATTTTCAATGAAATCTTTCATTGATGTCCTCAGAGTGCTACCTCCAAGCTTGGCCCATTACCTAGAATACTGAGGGACGTACATGGAGCTTTAACAAACCCATCAAACGTACAGATGAGCATGCCTCCTGATCGTGTGCCGTCCCCTCCAGCCCCTGGATGCAGCATCTCCAGTGGATTACAAAAGATGGCCATCGACAGTGACCTACCAGGGTGAGCCACGAATCACATCCACCGCATCAACTGTGTTAAAATGTAACCAATCAAGATCGGGTATGTCCATAATTGTACACGGCTGTGCAAAAAGCATGCTGTAGATTTCATGATGAATAGGCATAGGCTTCAAGCTCAATGTTACTTCAGGCAGTGATACAAAGTTGTGAAGTACAGCTATATTGCTTACTTATATTCATCCTTATCTGTCACTTTCAGCCAAAAGACTGTCCTTGTTTCTGTTCTTTAGAGTGTGCCCTTACTTTATCCAGCAGACTGCTCTTTTAAAGAGAGCGGCTCATCTTTATCTGTCTAGCtagttctcacacacacacacacacacacacattgagggAAGGGGAAATAAATATGCTGGGGGATCAAAAGAGATGGAGGCTGCAAGGAGAAAGCATCGAGTGAAGCTTGTTGGTTGGTGTCTGGACGGAgattatgattaaataaattagCATCTTTTTCCAGatatacagacaataaacactgTCTGGATAGACGTAAAGACAGAAAGAGACGCATAATAACTTTGCATTCTCTCTGATGCTTTATACCTGTCTAGCATGGCATTTATGTATGTTTGAGAAAGACTTGTGGGTCATGAAAGATTTGTTTCTCAAACACTAACTCATGTATTATCAGAGTCTGGCATGTTTggtcacaatttattttaaggtacaaTTCTTGCtaataacaaaccattaactatgtcTTTTACCTCAATACACTCCTCATTTGCTGCTTATAAATAGTTAGTAAAGCAGATATTAAATTTAGGTATTGAGGTGGGATGTagtgatgtagaatatggtcgtgtagaataaatgttttaataagtgttaataaacagccagtatgttagtaataggcatgctaataagcaggtagttaatagtgagaattggtaccTGTACTAAAGTGTTTGCACATGTTTATAGATAATAGCTAGTCCATTCAAATCCTAGTGAGCCGCCTACAGTAGGTAGGCAGCATTTAAATACGTCAGGTGTAAACCTAATGCTGTTCCAATAGGTCAGCAGCAAAATTATGCTGACTTTTAAGATAACATCTTGGACGGCATCACATGGCATCCTTTGTGGATACGGCAATCTCAGAATGTGTTGCTATAGGCTAAGTATAAAATCCACAGACTAAGctcacaaaatgtacaaaataatgttAGTCATTAATACTTAAAtatagtcatttttatttgtgtgtgctgGGTATTTTGTGCTtgtaaaaaaggttaaaaaaaaatgttagcaacATACTAACCAGGGTTTGTTAACACATCTCAACTAACTAGTCAGTTTGGCAGGTTATGGTTCATAAATTATGTCCTCCTACCAGGAACTTCCAACATTagcaaaaagaaaatctaaacagAGTTGCACCTTGGATAATAGTATTTTAACCATTAAATGCACTTCTTGGGTCTTAAGCAACCCGGGACATCATTCATCACCCATTTTCTCAGGTTAATCATCAACTTTCTTAGTATTCCTCAGTCAGTTCattataaacaatacaaaaataaaaaataaataaaatatgaaataatgttgGTAGTGACCCAAGTTATGTGTAAGTATATTTTTCATTCGCAACAATAATTAGGCTACATATATTACAATTCATTAAGTGAAATTCACCTTTATTCCTCAAGGTAATACTGTTTGAGAGTAGACAAtgatgatgtgatgtgatattcCTCTCATAGCTTGAATGTCAAAATATGAATTTTGAAGTCATTGAAAATGATCTTTTTAAGAATATGGTTAAGATCACGGATATGAGCCAGATGCTGAATATACTAGGAAAATGTGCTCTGACGATGACAGTGAATCATCTGCTCATATTGAACCTTTCTAAGTTTCAAAAGGCAAATAAATGTACTATTATGGTATTCTTTGGTAACTGATATCAAAAAATATGGTAGTTTTATGCTATTGCAGCAGTTAGAGATCCATCTTTGTTGGAAATGTAGGTCCGGGTCACTTAAGacccaaatatttaataataatttgtgaaacatcaatgcatttaagggttaaatgtgtttcaaatgcataattttaaactACAAAATTAAAGAGCAAGATTTTGAACAGAGCTATTTGTGTACTGTTCTCCGATACCGTGCTTTACACTTTTCTCTTTCTGGTCTTTGTCCATATCTCTTCATTTTACTAGCCCAATGGACTTCACTCGCCTTCCTTCCCCCACCCCTGAAAACAAAGACCTCTTCTTCGTTACACGCTCTTCTGGCCTCCAGGGCTCCCCTGCCCGCAGCTCTAGCTACTCCGAGGCCAATGAACCAGAGCTGGGTCTGGCCAATGGAGGCAAGAGCCTGTCCATGGTAGACCTGCAGGAAGCGGCCAGGGCATTAGAACCTATCGCCATCCCGGTAGGGATCCCTTCAGAAGGTTTAGGTGAGGGTGCCATGGTTCCCTGGAATGCACGGACTCCCCAAGGCAATGCTGCCGGAGGCCCTACTCTTCACCGGCCAGGACAGACTCCCACTACCCCAGGAGCAGAAGGTGCCCCAGGCAGGCCTACACAGCTTTTGGCCCCACTATCATTTCAGAATCCAGTGTACCAGATGGCAGCAGGGTTGCCCGTGTCAGCTAGAGGGAATGCGAGTGGGGATTCTGGGTCGGAGTGTCACAGCTCCGTCAGTTCCCATAGCAACAACGAGGAGGGTCTTGGAGGAGGCAAACACACGTTCCTTACCCAGGGTGCTTCAGGGGGGGAGGAGTTTGGAAGGCGTTTGGGAGATTTCTCGAGACGCCAGCTATCGCTAACTGATGCGCAGCATGGAAACCAGCCTACGGTTCCAAGACAGAGCAGCGGTGGTCCTCAGCGGCGGATTGACCAGCCACCACCACCCACACAGACTGCACCCAGAGGACGAACTCCACCCAGCCTATTGAACTCCACCCCCTACCCACGGCCTCCTAATAACACTGTGATGTCATCATCACCCGACTGGCCTGGAAATGGTGCACGGCTTAGACAGCAGAGCTCCTCCTCTAAGGGGGACAGTCCAGAAACGAAGCATCGCGCACCACATAAACAGGTGCGTACATGTTTgtagtaggggtgggcgatatgaccaaGTTCTTTTCATGATATGAGTaactttatttcacaatatatttatttttgctttaaataaggtcTCTATGATGTCAAAAGTTTTTATACAATAGCAATTTCATAGCATTCTTGTCATAGTTcaagttacaaaagtgattttgtcaAGGCCGTTGAGCAATTTTCTCTCTTTTACTGTTTGATTAACAAGaatgtcactttaagagctgcccggaTCCAATATAAGGTTACACGTTTTCTTTTAAACATCTTATTAGGTTttcaagaaataaaaatcaactaTTCTTTTTTCATGACGGGATATTGCTGTTTATAATAAGCAATTTATCcatgcacatacatttttttagacTTCATGTGCTAAATAGCAAGTGATCCTATGAATTCCtgatggaaaaaaatacattcatgtgTACATCAAAACTAGGAGGAAAAGAAAATCTCAATTTCCGCTTCATGCAAATCTGTTTCAGGCAAATCTTTCTGCAGTCTGGATCATTTATCAAGTATCTTTATCTTAACCTAGTAATTTTAATATGTCTTGTGGCAAGTCTGAGTTATTGATTCTAATAAGAATCAGAGGGCTTACTGTAATCATCAACCCCCCGGTGACGGTTGCAACTGGCAGTCATTTTTCTCAAGGATTTGACAATGAAATGGACAGGAAGGGCATTTCCCATTTCCACAATGCATTGCTCTCTTTCTTGGGATTTGATTGATTGCTTGAAATGATTGATGGAAGTGTGTCTATGGAAACCACTTTTATTACATTGCAGAGCACCTCCAGGCTCTTTCTCTGCCTCTGAAAGTCAAATTTGTGGACTTCCTGTGAATACTGTAGTTGATTTTAGAATCAGTTACATTATACGTTCACTGAAAGATTAACCTCATTGGCAAATAGTTTTGtcctaaaatcaaaatgaaaccGAAATAGTGACAGGTCTTTTCTTTTATGTTGCCTAGTACATCAGAATGAAACCTGGATGAGTCTAATATTTAAACCAGAATGAgtcctgaaaaaaacaaaaaaaaaaaacaatgtagagCAGGAAAACGATTGTCAAATTGAAAGATTTAACATGCACGGATGAGTtcataataaaatcaataatatgcACTTAGAAAATatagagaattttcatttttatattgacTCTAagaataaatctaaattaaattaggTTTACACTTCAAACCTGCGCAACAATTAGAAAATGGTGTATGAAAAATAAGCCTAGTTTACTTTCTAAATAAAGGATGTTTCAACAtttttgttggaaaaaaaatgtagttcAGATCTAAATTGAAGATCTATTCACTGGAAATCTTAAATTTACttctgaagaaaatgtattttattttaattatgtttttaagtatttaatttggaaaacaaaatgctgatgaggatttttttttttttttcgttatagTTGAGGACCGTAATGTTAATTGTATGATGTCATAATAAACCATTTGgctgttatactgtatataaaaatacgCTCACGTGTCATACATGTTCTTTTTATTCAGCCTTATGTCATGCTAAATGTCATCATGTTGCCTGTTGAGAATGTCATGTCCCTGGCATgactgtgtgtctgagtgtgtatCTTGTTTCATCTTTGGTTTATTCATGCATAtgcgtttgtttgtgtgtgtgtcccataGGCCCCATCCCCTGTGAACCCCAGCGCACTGGACCGTACCGCTGCCTGGTTGATGAATGTGCCATATATAGAGCAAGAGTCTGAGACGGAGCTTTGCAGAGATGAGCACACACAAGCTGAAAAGGTAACTGACCACCCATACACCATAGCAGCAAAGATTACGACTCACGTAAACACTCTGGAAGGGAAATGAATCATCATCATGCACTAAGTTCACTCAGGAGAATTCTCTTGGTGTCAGCGATCCAACATTCAGCTCTGAGTTGGGTGCTTTTGCATGCAGACTTAAGAGTGAAATGTGTAGGTTTTATGAATTTACATTAACAAAGGATATTTATAAATGCCGTTAATGTTTGTTGTTAATTTATGAGActtttaactaatgttaacaaactgaACCTTACTATCAAAAGTTACCAGTAGTGTACAATTGGCACACCGTGCATGATGCCACAAATTGAATACATGTCACaggttattttttctttttttttaatggcaaatgTTGTCTCTTGCAGTATCAGGCGGAGATCAGTATGCTGCAGGAGCGACTGCGTGTGTCGGTCCACAGGCTGGAGGAATACGAGGCCCGGATCAAGGGACAGGAGGAACAGGCACAGAAGATGCTGCTAGAGTATCAGGCCCGACTGGACGAGTCCGAGGAGAGATTGAGACGGCAACAGGAAGACAAAGATCTGCAGATGAAGGGCATCATAAGCAGGTGGAGAATACTTGTATATGGTGATGAGTGATAAAATAAAGcagacagaaaagaaaaaaacaatcatatGTCAGTATAATAATGCCTATCTAGTTCACAAATTGGCCTGAATGGGTGAAACTGGTGGAAATGAATGACACAGTTCACCTTTTCAGAGAGTCCTTGAGTTagataaaaacatgaatttacattGAACAAACACAGAGAGGGCACTTTGCCTTCGAGGAGTCTACCACAAGCCTCTGATGCTGAGTGTCGTTTTGCTTTCAGCCGAAGACCGAGAGCTTTTAGAGGACTTTTAGTCTTCCTCAAGGCAGAACTTTCTGAGAGCTGCTTTCCTCCAGTTCTGATGTTTAGGGGCAGCTATTGATGGCCTGGAGCTCTAGATCAAAGACAGGATGTGAGGATGCTTGAAGGCTGGactgattgtgtgtttgtttcgTGATGATGCAGGTTGATGTCTGTGGAGGAAGAGCTGAAGAAGGATCATGCTGATATGCAGGCAGCGATTGACTCCAAACAGAAGATCATTGATGCGCAGGTATGTCTAGATATAGATATGTCAGTGGTGAAATATCTTGGGTATGTCAGTATAATAGCACTGAGTAGTTTTCTTCAAATATATCTCATCCTTCCTCTTTTCCCTGTTATTCCTGTCTCCCTTTACACTATTTTTGCATAATAAGAAAGGCCAAAAAAAGCATTTATGATGTattggcaaagctgattttccagcagtcattactccagtctcagtgtcacgtgatccctTTTATCGACCCCCACAATTAAAATGGCACCAACCAAGCCTAACATCAGTATTCCTGGCTGATCTCGGAAATCTAAGCAACACACCACACTTCCTAATACTACAACACAGTGTGATTTCAAGGAAAATGTATATGCATTTGTATGCTGTATATTTGCATCTCAGATTTCAAGAAAGCCGAGCGGTTTGTTTCCTCTCCTTTTCAT includes the following:
- the LOC127957628 gene encoding disabled homolog 2-interacting protein isoform X4 yields the protein MPGSAPDKAPPTMEPTATAATPFRVTGFLSRRLKGSIKRTKSQPKLDRNSSFRHILPGFRPVDNDRSHLMPRLKESRSHESLLSPSSAVEALDLSMEEEVLIKPVHSSILGQDYCFEVSTSTGSKCFSCRSAAERDKWMENLRRAIHPNKDNSRRVENTLQLWIIEAKDLPAKKKYFCELCLDDGLYARTTCKLKTDNVFWGEHFEFNNLPMVQNITVHLYRDSDKKKKKDKNNYVGLVSIPAVNVTSRQLVEKWYPVSQPNPGKGKTAGPMVRIKARYQSMNILPMELYKEFAEYITNNYMLLCSMLEPVISVKNKEEMACALVHILQSTGKAKDFLTDLMMSEVDRCGENEHLIFRENTLGTKAIEEYLKLVGQKYLQDALGEFIKALYESDENCEVDPSKCSSSDLAEHQSNLRMCCELAFCKIIESYRVFPRELKEVFASWRQECGNRGRPDISERLISASLFLRFLCPAIMSPSLFNLTQEYPDDRTARTLTLIAKVTQNLANFTKFGNKEEYMSFMNQFLEQEWTNMQRFLLEISNPETISNTAGFEGYIDLGRELSTLHSLLAEVVSQMDQSATSKLGPLPRILRDVHGALTNPSNVQMSMPPDRVPSPPAPGCSISSGLQKMAIDSDLPGPMDFTRLPSPTPENKDLFFVTRSSGLQGSPARSSSYSEANEPELGLANGGKSLSMVDLQEAARALEPIAIPVGIPSEGLGEGAMVPWNARTPQGNAAGGPTLHRPGQTPTTPGAEGAPGRPTQLLAPLSFQNPVYQMAAGLPVSARGNASGDSGSECHSSVSSHSNNEEGLGGGKHTFLTQGASGGEEFGRRLGDFSRRQLSLTDAQHGNQPTVPRQSSGGPQRRIDQPPPPTQTAPRGRTPPSLLNSTPYPRPPNNTVMSSSPDWPGNGARLRQQSSSSKGDSPETKHRAPHKQAPSPVNPSALDRTAAWLMNVPYIEQESETELCRDEHTQAEKYQAEISMLQERLRVSVHRLEEYEARIKGQEEQAQKMLLEYQARLDESEERLRRQQEDKDLQMKGIISRLMSVEEELKKDHADMQAAIDSKQKIIDAQEKRIASLDAANARLMSALSQLKERYSMQTRNGISPTNPTKLQITENGEFRNSSNC